Proteins co-encoded in one Paraburkholderia edwinii genomic window:
- a CDS encoding acetamidase/formamidase family protein: protein MKWLEESIMMKRGVGADREPVEHHLTEKMQKTYHYTIGPYSQPVLNVKPGDRVVVETRDAFEGKIKEETDKPSEVLQVPFLNPQNGPIMIEGAEKGDVVAVYIEKMAPRGPDPHGFCCMIPNFGGLTGTDYTALLNEPLPEVVRKIRIDEENVYWSKRHTLPYKPHIGTLSLSPEIDSINSLTPDSHGGNMDVPDMGPGSITYLPVRSPGGRLFIGDAHACQGDGEVCGTAVEYQSTTTVRVDLIKKWKIDWPRLENEAALMSIGSARPLEDATRIAYRELVLWMAADYGFDKWDAYMMLSQVGKVRLGNFVDPKYTVGAMVAKHYLK from the coding sequence ATGAAATGGCTTGAAGAATCGATCATGATGAAGCGAGGTGTCGGCGCCGATCGTGAACCGGTGGAGCATCATCTGACCGAGAAGATGCAGAAAACGTATCACTACACGATCGGACCATACTCGCAGCCGGTGTTGAATGTGAAGCCAGGCGATCGCGTCGTGGTGGAGACACGCGATGCGTTCGAAGGGAAGATCAAGGAAGAGACAGACAAACCGTCCGAGGTTCTGCAGGTGCCGTTTCTGAATCCGCAGAACGGGCCGATCATGATCGAGGGCGCGGAAAAGGGTGATGTGGTCGCCGTGTACATCGAGAAAATGGCGCCGCGCGGGCCCGATCCACATGGCTTCTGCTGCATGATCCCGAACTTCGGCGGACTGACGGGTACCGATTACACCGCGCTGCTGAACGAGCCATTGCCCGAGGTCGTGCGCAAGATCAGGATCGACGAAGAAAACGTGTACTGGAGCAAGCGCCACACGCTGCCGTACAAGCCGCATATCGGCACGCTGAGCCTGTCGCCGGAGATCGATTCGATTAACTCGCTGACGCCCGATTCGCATGGCGGCAACATGGACGTGCCCGATATGGGCCCGGGCAGCATCACGTACCTGCCGGTGCGCTCGCCGGGCGGGCGGCTCTTTATCGGCGATGCGCATGCATGTCAGGGCGATGGCGAAGTATGCGGGACGGCCGTCGAGTATCAGAGCACGACGACAGTGCGCGTCGACCTGATCAAGAAGTGGAAAATCGACTGGCCGCGGCTTGAGAACGAGGCTGCGCTGATGAGCATCGGCAGCGCGCGGCCGCTGGAGGACGCGACGCGCATCGCGTATCGCGAGCTGGTGCTGTGGATGGCCGCGGACTACGGCTTCGACAAGTGGGACGCGTACATGATGCTGAGTCAGGTCGGCAAGGTTCGCCTCGGTAATTTTGTCGATCCAAAATATACGGTAGGCGCGATGGTCGCGAAGCACTACCTCAAGTAG
- a CDS encoding ABC transporter ATP-binding protein, whose product MSALLQVSGVEGGYGGGRVLNGVSFTVDKGEVLALIGRNGVGKTTLMRALIGLVALDAGSIALDGEAIGAAKPDVRARKGIGYVPQGREIFGALTVAENLQVGAQANRAQAARMKEKVVGYFPILKNRYEQKAGTMSGGEQQQLAIARALISSPKVLLLDEPSEGIQPSIVDLIGETLLQVARETGIGVVLVEQDMGMVERIATRCCVMDKGRIVDTLSPAQLGDEELIRQYLAL is encoded by the coding sequence ATGAGCGCGCTGCTGCAGGTGTCGGGCGTGGAAGGCGGCTATGGCGGCGGACGCGTGCTCAACGGCGTATCGTTCACCGTCGATAAGGGCGAGGTGCTTGCGCTGATCGGCCGCAACGGCGTCGGGAAAACCACGTTGATGCGTGCGCTGATCGGCCTCGTCGCGCTCGATGCGGGAAGCATCGCGCTCGACGGCGAAGCCATCGGTGCGGCCAAGCCGGACGTGCGCGCGCGCAAGGGCATCGGCTATGTGCCGCAAGGCCGCGAAATCTTCGGCGCATTGACCGTGGCGGAAAACCTTCAGGTCGGCGCGCAGGCCAATCGCGCGCAGGCGGCCCGAATGAAGGAGAAAGTCGTCGGTTACTTTCCTATACTGAAGAACCGCTACGAACAGAAAGCCGGCACGATGAGCGGCGGAGAACAACAGCAACTCGCGATCGCGCGCGCGCTGATCAGCTCCCCTAAGGTACTGCTGCTCGATGAACCCTCGGAAGGCATTCAGCCTTCGATTGTCGATCTGATCGGCGAGACGCTGCTGCAGGTCGCACGCGAGACAGGCATTGGCGTGGTACTCGTCGAGCAGGACATGGGCATGGTCGAACGGATTGCAACGCGCTGCTGCGTGATGGATAAAGGCCGTATCGTCGACACATTGAGCCCCGCCCAGCTTGGGGATGAAGAACTGATTCGCCAGTACCTGGCATTGTGA
- a CDS encoding branched-chain amino acid ABC transporter permease: MTPTNAATRTLRYLPWLVALCLPLFVDATTSGNLAYCLLWAFSALGLAAMWGYGGILSFGQTAFFGLSGYSYGIFTLNYGDAWFDSWLGLGAGLAVSVVVAALIGYMIFFGRIKGVFIGIVTLSVTLVLETFMAQTAGPQWTIGEARLNGYNGMGGMPQLTIPWPGGPLTIENTSFYYLVLILLLVVYAIMRRLLDGTFGLTLIAIRENPQRAEMLGVDIRRHQLLVFVLGCTLGGLSGALYTIWGSYITPSTMGLTAAAMPVIWVATSGRSSLGGAILGTALLVWLSQNLAIYGSQYALILLGAILLVVVLAAPEGLLPFITRHLRRVAKRVDASRHRRSTCLKHEEGQS; the protein is encoded by the coding sequence GTGACTCCGACGAACGCCGCGACGCGCACGCTACGCTACCTGCCATGGCTCGTCGCATTGTGTCTGCCGCTCTTCGTCGATGCCACCACCAGCGGCAATCTCGCGTACTGCCTGCTATGGGCGTTCAGCGCACTGGGGCTCGCCGCGATGTGGGGCTATGGCGGCATCCTGTCGTTCGGGCAGACGGCATTCTTCGGCCTGTCCGGTTACAGCTACGGCATCTTCACGCTCAACTATGGCGACGCCTGGTTCGACTCGTGGCTCGGTCTCGGCGCGGGCCTGGCCGTGAGCGTGGTCGTTGCGGCGCTGATCGGCTACATGATTTTTTTCGGGCGCATCAAGGGCGTGTTTATCGGCATCGTCACGCTATCGGTGACGCTCGTGCTCGAAACCTTCATGGCACAGACGGCGGGACCGCAATGGACGATCGGCGAAGCGCGGCTGAACGGCTACAACGGCATGGGCGGCATGCCCCAGCTGACCATTCCCTGGCCAGGCGGACCGCTGACGATCGAGAACACGAGCTTCTATTACCTCGTGCTGATTTTGCTGCTGGTGGTCTACGCAATCATGCGCAGATTGCTCGACGGCACGTTCGGCCTCACGCTCATCGCGATTCGCGAGAACCCGCAACGCGCGGAGATGCTGGGCGTCGATATTCGACGGCATCAACTGCTCGTCTTCGTGCTGGGTTGCACGTTGGGCGGATTGTCGGGCGCCCTGTACACGATCTGGGGTTCCTACATCACGCCATCGACGATGGGCCTCACTGCCGCCGCGATGCCCGTGATCTGGGTAGCGACGTCCGGCCGCTCGAGCCTTGGCGGCGCCATTCTCGGCACGGCGTTGCTAGTGTGGCTGTCGCAGAACCTCGCGATATACGGCAGCCAGTACGCGTTGATTCTGCTCGGCGCGATTCTGCTCGTCGTCGTGCTCGCTGCACCGGAAGGCCTGCTGCCGTTCATCACGCGGCATCTGCGGCGCGTCGCGAAACGCGTTGACGCTAGCCGGCACCGGCGCAGCACCTGCCTGAAGCACGAGGAGGGCCAATCATGA
- the ureG gene encoding urease accessory protein UreG encodes MNARTPRTKKLPPLRVGVGGPVGSGKTTLLEMLCKAMRERYDLVAITNDIYTKEDQRLLTVAGALPAERIMGVETGGCPHTAIREDASINLEAVDRMLTRFPDADIVFIESGGDNLAATFSPELSDLTIYVIDVAGGEKIPRKGGPGITKSDLLVINKTDLAPFVGANLDVMASDAKKMRGERPFVMCNLKALDGLDQVIAFIEKKGLLVV; translated from the coding sequence ATGAACGCACGCACTCCACGCACGAAGAAACTGCCGCCGCTGCGCGTCGGCGTCGGCGGCCCGGTCGGTTCCGGCAAAACGACGCTGCTCGAAATGCTCTGCAAGGCGATGCGCGAGCGCTACGACCTCGTGGCGATTACCAACGACATCTATACGAAGGAAGACCAGCGTCTGCTAACCGTTGCGGGCGCGCTGCCTGCCGAGCGGATCATGGGGGTCGAGACCGGCGGCTGCCCGCACACGGCGATTCGCGAAGATGCGTCGATCAATCTCGAAGCGGTCGACCGGATGCTGACGCGCTTTCCCGACGCGGATATCGTGTTTATCGAATCGGGCGGCGACAATCTGGCGGCAACGTTCAGTCCGGAGCTTTCCGACCTGACGATTTACGTGATCGATGTTGCCGGCGGGGAGAAGATTCCGCGCAAAGGCGGCCCGGGCATTACGAAGTCGGATCTGCTGGTCATCAACAAGACGGATCTTGCACCGTTCGTCGGCGCGAATCTCGATGTGATGGCGTCGGATGCAAAGAAGATGCGCGGCGAGCGGCCGTTTGTGATGTGCAACCTGAAAGCGCTCGATGGACTCGATCAGGTAATCGCGTTTATTGAGAAGAAGGGGTTATTGGTGGTTTGA
- a CDS encoding ABC transporter ATP-binding protein, producing the protein MTTLLETRGLKKHFGGAQVINGIDFKIDAGEIRCVIGPNGAGKSTFFKLITGEHRPSEGSVLFLGQDMSHVLPHQRIRMGMSIKFQIPGVFPDLSVRQHLQLSLHRARDDRPESLDDLLQRFMLQDEAHVPARHLSHGKKQWLEIAMAVSLRPKLLFLDEPVAGMSVEETHATGELVKRLSAAGLTMMVVEHDMTFVRQIASRVTVLHGGCLLADGPLEEILARDDVAEVYLGKKK; encoded by the coding sequence ATGACCACGCTGCTGGAAACCCGCGGGCTCAAAAAGCACTTCGGCGGCGCGCAAGTAATCAACGGCATCGATTTCAAGATCGACGCGGGGGAGATCCGCTGCGTGATCGGGCCGAACGGCGCCGGCAAGAGCACGTTCTTCAAACTGATCACGGGCGAGCATCGGCCCTCTGAAGGCAGCGTGCTGTTTCTCGGTCAGGATATGAGTCATGTGCTGCCGCATCAGCGCATCCGCATGGGCATGAGCATCAAGTTCCAGATTCCCGGCGTGTTCCCGGATCTGAGCGTGCGCCAGCATCTGCAACTTTCGCTGCATCGCGCCAGGGACGACCGGCCTGAAAGCCTCGATGACCTGCTGCAGCGCTTCATGCTGCAGGACGAGGCGCACGTGCCGGCGCGCCATCTGTCGCACGGCAAGAAGCAATGGCTCGAAATTGCCATGGCGGTATCGCTGCGTCCAAAGCTGCTGTTTCTCGATGAGCCGGTGGCGGGCATGTCCGTCGAGGAAACGCATGCGACCGGCGAGCTGGTCAAGCGCCTGTCGGCAGCAGGTCTGACGATGATGGTGGTCGAGCACGACATGACCTTCGTCAGGCAGATCGCGTCGCGTGTGACGGTATTGCATGGCGGTTGCCTGCTCGCGGACGGACCGCTCGAAGAAATCCTCGCGCGCGACGATGTCGCCGAAGTCTACCTGGGGAAGAAGAAATGA
- a CDS encoding ANTAR domain-containing response regulator, which produces MSVRADRGQRSLTGSILERHARVVVFHPDDDDGLTLTNHLRRMGFQVERCWPPLQTLPDRTDLVFRALLPEERALKGEWSGPDSPPVICVVAYENPTFIDQAIKMGADGIVTTPIRASGLLSTVVMALYHAKRARQHVQRIARLEQKLLDSRHLQEAKGILMTMHRVSERDAYDMLRAQAMEKRVTIDDICHSVIQAGEVLQIKRGLASADHREED; this is translated from the coding sequence GTGAGCGTACGAGCGGACAGGGGCCAACGCAGCCTGACGGGTTCGATCCTCGAGCGCCATGCGCGGGTGGTCGTGTTCCATCCGGACGACGACGACGGTTTGACGCTGACGAACCACCTGCGGCGCATGGGGTTCCAGGTGGAGCGATGCTGGCCGCCGCTGCAGACGCTGCCCGATCGGACCGATCTGGTGTTTCGCGCGTTGTTGCCGGAGGAGCGCGCGCTGAAGGGCGAGTGGTCCGGGCCGGACTCGCCTCCGGTAATTTGCGTGGTGGCCTACGAAAACCCCACCTTTATCGATCAGGCGATCAAGATGGGCGCGGACGGCATCGTGACTACGCCGATTCGCGCCTCGGGGCTGCTGTCCACCGTCGTGATGGCGCTGTATCACGCGAAGCGCGCGCGTCAGCATGTGCAGCGTATCGCGCGGCTCGAGCAGAAGCTGCTCGACAGCCGTCATCTGCAGGAAGCCAAGGGCATTCTGATGACGATGCATCGTGTCAGCGAACGGGACGCATACGACATGTTGCGTGCGCAGGCGATGGAAAAGCGCGTGACCATCGATGACATCTGTCATTCGGTCATTCAGGCGGGCGAGGTGCTGCAGATCAAGCGCGGTCTCGCCTCGGCGGATCACCGCGAAGAAGACTAG
- a CDS encoding transporter substrate-binding domain-containing protein: protein MALSDPVRVGLLCSASGSTALLEQSQWRGASLAIEEINARGGIDGRELVAIHYDPCSDPAVFRELAERLIVHDGVNVIFGGYTSTSRKAMLPVVEKHNRLLVYSQQYEGFEYSDNIIYSGASPNQNGVQLADFMAETFGARVYFVGSSYVYPYECNRTMQELLLQHPEGAIVGERYLPLDATREQFTQIIADIKRKAPDWIFCTVIGATVPYLYDAYAHADLDPAKLPIGSLNTSETEIHAMQRGIAAGHYTAAPYFQSIDTDENHRAVRHHQARFGADMPADMNWEAAYYQMHMFAEACARAGSDEIAAIMPQLLGSEFAAPQGRVRIDPVNHHMALYPRIGRVRPDGQFNILRESKFAVVPDPYMTRQTLGDWVTKLSTRDY, encoded by the coding sequence ATGGCTCTGTCCGATCCTGTCCGAGTGGGCCTGTTATGTTCGGCGAGCGGCTCGACCGCGTTGCTCGAGCAGTCTCAATGGCGCGGCGCCAGCCTTGCCATCGAGGAAATCAATGCACGCGGCGGCATCGACGGACGTGAGCTGGTCGCCATTCACTACGATCCCTGCTCGGATCCAGCGGTGTTTCGCGAGCTTGCCGAGCGGCTGATCGTTCACGACGGCGTGAACGTGATCTTCGGCGGGTATACGTCCACCAGCCGCAAGGCGATGCTGCCTGTGGTCGAGAAGCACAACCGGCTGCTGGTCTACTCTCAACAATACGAAGGCTTCGAATACTCCGACAACATCATCTATAGCGGCGCTTCGCCGAACCAGAACGGCGTCCAGCTCGCGGACTTCATGGCGGAAACCTTCGGCGCCCGGGTCTATTTCGTCGGCTCGAGCTACGTGTACCCGTATGAATGCAACCGCACGATGCAGGAGCTGCTGCTTCAGCACCCCGAGGGCGCGATCGTCGGCGAGCGCTATCTTCCGCTTGACGCGACGCGCGAGCAGTTCACGCAAATCATCGCGGACATCAAACGCAAGGCGCCGGACTGGATCTTTTGCACGGTGATCGGCGCGACCGTCCCTTATCTGTACGATGCCTATGCACATGCGGATCTCGATCCGGCGAAGTTGCCGATCGGCAGCCTCAACACGTCGGAGACCGAGATTCACGCGATGCAGCGCGGCATTGCAGCAGGACATTACACGGCCGCCCCGTATTTCCAGAGCATCGACACGGACGAGAACCATCGTGCGGTGCGGCATCACCAGGCGCGCTTCGGCGCCGACATGCCCGCCGACATGAACTGGGAGGCGGCGTACTACCAGATGCATATGTTCGCGGAGGCCTGCGCACGCGCGGGCTCGGACGAGATCGCGGCGATCATGCCGCAACTTCTCGGTTCGGAATTCGCGGCGCCGCAAGGCCGGGTGCGCATCGATCCGGTCAATCACCACATGGCGCTCTACCCGCGCATCGGCCGCGTCAGGCCGGATGGGCAGTTCAACATTCTGCGCGAATCGAAGTTTGCGGTGGTTCCCGATCCGTATATGACGCGTCAGACGCTCGGGGACTGGGTCACGAAGTTGAGCACGCGGGACTACTAA
- a CDS encoding SDR family NAD(P)-dependent oxidoreductase, whose translation MDLQLKGLKTIVTGGTKGIGLAIAQTFAREGAEVAICARDAQSVKTTARALAELSGARAEGAAIDVADGAALQEWVKSVGSRWGGLDIVVANVSALAIGNDIESWRKEFETDLLGTVNLIDAAMPFLEASKAASIVAISSVSGREIDFAAGPYGVFKAALVHYIQGLANQLASKGIRANTVSPGNVYFEGGVWDWIEHNDPALYERSLALNPTGRMAKPQEIANAVAFIASPAASFVSGTNFVVDGALTRGVQL comes from the coding sequence ATGGACCTGCAATTGAAGGGCTTGAAGACGATCGTGACCGGCGGCACCAAGGGTATCGGTCTGGCGATTGCGCAAACATTCGCGAGAGAAGGCGCTGAAGTCGCGATCTGTGCACGCGATGCGCAGAGCGTCAAAACAACCGCAAGGGCACTGGCCGAACTGAGCGGCGCGCGTGCGGAAGGCGCGGCCATTGATGTGGCGGACGGCGCGGCGTTGCAGGAGTGGGTGAAAAGCGTCGGCTCCCGATGGGGCGGGCTCGATATCGTCGTGGCCAATGTGAGCGCGCTTGCGATCGGCAACGACATCGAGTCGTGGCGCAAGGAGTTCGAGACGGATCTGCTCGGCACAGTCAATCTGATTGATGCCGCGATGCCTTTTCTGGAAGCGAGCAAGGCCGCGTCGATCGTGGCGATTTCGAGCGTGTCGGGACGCGAGATCGATTTTGCGGCAGGTCCTTATGGCGTGTTCAAGGCCGCGCTCGTTCACTACATACAGGGGCTCGCGAATCAGCTGGCGTCGAAGGGAATTCGCGCGAACACCGTGTCGCCGGGCAATGTGTATTTCGAAGGCGGCGTGTGGGACTGGATCGAGCACAACGATCCGGCGCTGTACGAGCGTTCGCTTGCGTTGAACCCGACGGGACGCATGGCAAAGCCGCAGGAGATCGCCAATGCGGTTGCATTTATCGCGAGCCCGGCGGCGAGCTTCGTGAGCGGAACCAACTTCGTCGTCGACGGTGCGCTGACGCGCGGCGTGCAACTTTGA